TACAGCGCGGCAGGGCTCATCCCGGCGCGGCCGGCGATGTCGCGGGTGGTGGTGGCGTGGTAGCCGCGCTCCGCGAAGGCCTCGACGCCCGCGGTGAGCAGCCGCTGCGCCGCCTCCGGCTCGACGCCGCCCCAGGCCGCGGGGTCCTGGACGTCCTGCATGCTCGCTCTCCGCTCTCCCGGGTGCAGCGGAGAACACCCTACCGCCGACGCTGAGCAAGCGCTTAGGGCCGTACGGGCCGGGAGTGACACCCCGCGCCCGGCCGCGGCGGACCCGCGGACGCGGCCCGTGACCTCGCGGTTAGCGCTGCTAGTTTCCGCTGCACGCGCCCTAAAATGTGCCGCATGGCCCGCCCCCGCAAGCCCCTGCTGAGCCGCGAGCGCATCGTCACGGCGGCCCTCGCCCTCGTCGACGCCGAGGGGCTGCAGGCCGTGTCCACCCGGCGGCTCGCGGCCGAGCTGGGGGTGAGCGGCCCCTCGCTCTACAACCACTTCACGACGAAGGACGAACTGCTGGACGCCGCCGTCGACGCCGTGGTCGCCGAAGTCGACCTGTCGATGTTCGCGGACGGCCTGCCGTGGCCCGAGGCGCTGCTGGCCTGGGCGAGGTCGTACCGGGCGGCGCTGGCCGCGCACCCCAACATCGTGCCCGTGCTCGCCCAGGGCCCCGGCCGCAGGCCGGCGGCGCTGCGGCTGGCGGACGCCGTCTTCGGCGGCATGGTCGACGCCGGCTGGC
The Streptomyces sp. CNQ-509 DNA segment above includes these coding regions:
- a CDS encoding TetR/AcrR family transcriptional regulator, with the translated sequence MARPRKPLLSRERIVTAALALVDAEGLQAVSTRRLAAELGVSGPSLYNHFTTKDELLDAAVDAVVAEVDLSMFADGLPWPEALLAWARSYRAALAAHPNIVPVLAQGPGRRPAALRLADAVFGGMVDAGWPPAQATRVGALMRYYVAGSALGSFAGGFVADPAAYDPADYPHLGRAHLLAEHRQEVDEGAFETGLRALVDGLKLQFAQLSGEPSA